In Canis lupus familiaris isolate Mischka breed German Shepherd chromosome 9, alternate assembly UU_Cfam_GSD_1.0, whole genome shotgun sequence, a single window of DNA contains:
- the LOC111097324 gene encoding uncharacterized protein LOC111097324 isoform X1: protein MICMFITTTLREKCYHYCHSVMKEQSGRAPRPAQGHTAANWRMLLPSTQARASHSLTLLTPSPAEGRLCASTDVAHTSVRFATSCFCPTINRIMKQEQMQGKLPIKVFKVGVLNLERVALKKVSLHQLRPTGGRGCNRKKCLLSWTPSGKVAEEDSCSGKYHTDISFCLSHSACSQPLPEGRVRRTWFFGCVLPLSFYGLPGQDPGTPQNLHFENGKSSVNGTVVYQAENIKPEDFNLPCTLSSAPWVLPSSYASSYKGT, encoded by the exons ATGATCTGTATGTTCATCACAACAACCCTTCGAGAAAAGTGCTATCATTATTGTCATTCTGTAATGAAAGAACAGTCTGGAAGAGCTCCCaggcctgcccaaggtcacacagctgctaaCTGGAGGATGCTCCTGCCCAGCACCCAGGCACGTGCCTCCCACTCTCTCACGCTGCTGACCCCCAGCCCTGCCGAGGGAAGATTGTGTGCTAGCACAGACGTGGCCCATACCAGTGTGAGGTTTGCAACCTCGTGTTTCTGTCCTACAATTAACAG aataaTGAAACAAGAACAGATGCAAGGCAAACTTCCTATAAAAGTGTTCAAGGTGGGGGTGCTGAATTTGGAGAGAGTTGCATTGAAGAAAGTGTCGCTTCACCAGCTTCGACCCACTGGAGGCAGGGGATGTAATCGAAAGAAATGCCTACTCTCCTGGACACCCAGTGGGAAGGTGGCGGAGGAGGACTCTTGTTCTGGCAAATACCACACTGACATCTCCTTCTGCTTAAGTCACTCTGCCTGCAGCCAACCACTGCCGGAAGGAAGGGTGCGCAGGACATGGTTCTTTGGCTGTGTATTGCCACTCTCATTTTATGGGCTGCCTGG GCAGGACCCAGGAACACCCCAGAATCTGCACTTTGAGAATGGAAAGAGTTCAGTGAATGGAACAGTTGTGTATCAAGCTGAGAATATTAAACCTGAGGATTTTAACCTTCCATGCACCTTGTCCTCAGCTCCCTGGGTTTTGCCTTCCTCATATGCAAGTTCATACAAAGGCACTTAA
- the LOC111097324 gene encoding uncharacterized protein LOC111097324 isoform X3: protein MICMFITTTLREKCYHYCHSVMKEQSGRAPRPAQGHTAANWRMLLPSTQARASHSLTLLTPSPAEGRLCASTDVAHTSVRFATSCFCPTINRIMKQEQMQGKLPIKVFKVGVLNLERVALKKVSLHQLRPTGGRGCNRKKCLLSWTPSGKVAEEDSCSGKYHTDISFCLSHSACSQPLPEGRVRRTWFFGCVLPLSFYGLPGHLFMA from the exons ATGATCTGTATGTTCATCACAACAACCCTTCGAGAAAAGTGCTATCATTATTGTCATTCTGTAATGAAAGAACAGTCTGGAAGAGCTCCCaggcctgcccaaggtcacacagctgctaaCTGGAGGATGCTCCTGCCCAGCACCCAGGCACGTGCCTCCCACTCTCTCACGCTGCTGACCCCCAGCCCTGCCGAGGGAAGATTGTGTGCTAGCACAGACGTGGCCCATACCAGTGTGAGGTTTGCAACCTCGTGTTTCTGTCCTACAATTAACAG aataaTGAAACAAGAACAGATGCAAGGCAAACTTCCTATAAAAGTGTTCAAGGTGGGGGTGCTGAATTTGGAGAGAGTTGCATTGAAGAAAGTGTCGCTTCACCAGCTTCGACCCACTGGAGGCAGGGGATGTAATCGAAAGAAATGCCTACTCTCCTGGACACCCAGTGGGAAGGTGGCGGAGGAGGACTCTTGTTCTGGCAAATACCACACTGACATCTCCTTCTGCTTAAGTCACTCTGCCTGCAGCCAACCACTGCCGGAAGGAAGGGTGCGCAGGACATGGTTCTTTGGCTGTGTATTGCCACTCTCATTTTATGGGCTGCCTGG GCATTTGTTCATGGCATAA
- the LOC111097324 gene encoding uncharacterized protein LOC111097324 isoform X2 codes for MICMFITTTLREKCYHYCHSVMKEQSGRAPRPAQGHTAANWRMLLPSTQARASHSLTLLTPSPAEGRLCASTDVAHTSVRFATSCFCPTINRIMKQEQMQGKLPIKVFKVGVLNLERVALKKVSLHQLRPTGGRGCNRKKCLLSWTPSGKVAEEDSCSGKYHTDISFCLSHSACSQPLPEGRVRRTWFFGCVLPLSFYGLPGYGDYAQNGGSPLCSLKLLALKCLPLEAS; via the exons ATGATCTGTATGTTCATCACAACAACCCTTCGAGAAAAGTGCTATCATTATTGTCATTCTGTAATGAAAGAACAGTCTGGAAGAGCTCCCaggcctgcccaaggtcacacagctgctaaCTGGAGGATGCTCCTGCCCAGCACCCAGGCACGTGCCTCCCACTCTCTCACGCTGCTGACCCCCAGCCCTGCCGAGGGAAGATTGTGTGCTAGCACAGACGTGGCCCATACCAGTGTGAGGTTTGCAACCTCGTGTTTCTGTCCTACAATTAACAG aataaTGAAACAAGAACAGATGCAAGGCAAACTTCCTATAAAAGTGTTCAAGGTGGGGGTGCTGAATTTGGAGAGAGTTGCATTGAAGAAAGTGTCGCTTCACCAGCTTCGACCCACTGGAGGCAGGGGATGTAATCGAAAGAAATGCCTACTCTCCTGGACACCCAGTGGGAAGGTGGCGGAGGAGGACTCTTGTTCTGGCAAATACCACACTGACATCTCCTTCTGCTTAAGTCACTCTGCCTGCAGCCAACCACTGCCGGAAGGAAGGGTGCGCAGGACATGGTTCTTTGGCTGTGTATTGCCACTCTCATTTTATGGGCTGCCTGG CTATGGTGATTATGCTCAGAATGGCGGGTCCCCTCTCTGCTCCCTAAAGCTCTTAGCTCTCAAATGCCTACCTCTTGAGGCCTCCTGA